A window of the Bacillus sp. (in: firmicutes) genome harbors these coding sequences:
- the rplV gene encoding 50S ribosomal protein L22, translating into MQAKAVARTVRIAPRKARLVVDLIRGKQVGEAVAILRHTPKAASPIVEKVLKSAVANAEHNYDMDVNNLVITEAYVNEGPTLKRFRPRAMGRASQINKRTSHITIVVSEKKEG; encoded by the coding sequence ATGCAAGCTAAAGCTGTTGCTAGAACAGTTCGTATTGCTCCTCGTAAAGCTCGTTTAGTTGTAGATTTAATTCGAGGAAAGCAAGTAGGTGAAGCAGTTGCTATCTTACGTCACACTCCAAAAGCTGCTTCTCCAATTGTAGAAAAAGTACTTAAATCTGCAGTTGCGAACGCAGAGCATAACTACGATATGGACGTAAACAACTTAGTAATTACTGAAGCTTATGTAAACGAAGGTCCAACTTTAAAACGCTTCCGCCCACGTGCAATGGGTCGTGCGAGCCAAATCAACAAGCGCACAAGCCACATCACTATCGTGGTATCAGAAAAGAAGGAGGGATAA
- the rpsS gene encoding 30S ribosomal protein S19, translating into MGRSLKKGPFVDEHLMKKIEKLNETGSKQVIKTWSRRSTIFPQFIGHTIAVYDGRKHVPVYITEDMVGHKLGEFAPTRTYKGHASDDKKTKR; encoded by the coding sequence ATGGGTCGCAGCTTGAAAAAAGGACCTTTTGTTGATGAACATTTAATGAAAAAGATCGAAAAGTTAAACGAAACTGGCAGCAAACAAGTAATTAAAACTTGGTCTCGTCGTTCTACGATCTTTCCACAGTTCATCGGTCATACTATTGCTGTGTACGATGGACGTAAACATGTTCCTGTGTACATTACTGAAGATATGGTAGGTCACAAACTTGGTGAATTCGCGCCTACTCGTACTTACAAAGGTCACGCTAGTGACGACAAGAAAACAAAACGCTAA